A region of Vitis riparia cultivar Riparia Gloire de Montpellier isolate 1030 chromosome 12, EGFV_Vit.rip_1.0, whole genome shotgun sequence DNA encodes the following proteins:
- the LOC117926249 gene encoding anthocyanidin 3-O-glucosyltransferase 2-like, giving the protein MCHRTTKPSKHPIFFSLCSNRRLVMKQTELVFIPSPGIGHLAATVEIAKLMTHRDRRLSITILIMKFPFGSNDSMTSDSDSIRFLTLPPVEVSPGTTGITEFLKPQIPLVRDAVHEITRSNSVRLGGFVIDMFCTSMIDVADEFEVPSYLFFTSSAAFLGFMFHLQFLHDNEGLDFNEFKDSDAELEVPSYANPVPGKVFPSLMFGKEGGGAEKFLYHTRRFRQVKGIMVNTLVELESHAIQSFSGSTIPPVYPVGPVLKTQGGSVRGQQDASAIMSWLDDQPPSSVVFLCFGSMGGFGGDQVKEIAHGLERSGHRFLWSLRQPSSNGKIESRSNYANVEEVLPKGFLHRTARIGKVIGWAPQVAILAHSAVGGFVSHCGWNSTLESIYYGVPVATWPMFAEQQINAFQMVKDLGLAVEIKMDYNKDSSYVVSAQEIEIGLKNLMNIDNEVRKKREEMKKISGKVMIEGGSSHFSLGHFIEDMMANIPCKQQSDI; this is encoded by the coding sequence ATGTGTCACCGCACCACAAAGCCCTCAAAACATCcaatatttttctctctttgcaGTAATCGCCGGTTAGTGATGAAGCAAACTGAGCTTGTCTTCATCCCATCTCCTGGGATCGGCCACCTTGCGGCCACAGTGGAGATTGCAAAGCTGATGACTCACCGAGACCGCCGATTGTCAATCACAATCTTGATTATGAAGTTTCCGTTTGGGTCCAATGATAGTATGACCTCCGACTCTGATTCCATACGTTTCCTCACACTTCCTCCTGTAGAGGTCAGCCCTGGAACTACAGGGATCACTGAATTCCTCAAACCTCAGATACCACTCGTCAGAGACGCCGTCCACGAGATCACTCGCTCCAACTCCGTTCGGCTCGGTGGGTTCGTTATTGATATGTTCTGCACCTCCATGATTGATGTGGCCGATGAGTTTGAGGTGCCTTCATATCTCTTCTTCACTTCTAGCGCCGCTTTTCTTGGCTTCATGTTCCATCTTCAGTTCCTCCATGATAATGAGGGCTTGGATTTCAATGAGTTCAAGGACTCGGATGCTGAGCTGGAGGTTCCGAGTTATGCCAACCCGGTTCCAGGAAAGGTCTTCCCTTCTTTGATGTTTGGCAAGGAAGGCGGTGGGGCTGAGAAGTTTCTGTATCACACAAGGAGGTTCAGACAAGTCAAGGGTATTATGGTAAATACACTTGTTGAGCTCGAGTCACATGCTATTCAATCATTTTCTGGCAGTACAATACCCCCGGTCTACCCCGTTGGACCAGTACTTAAGACGCAAGGGGGATCTGTTAGGGGTCAACAAGATGCCAGTGCCATCATGAGCTGGCTTGATGATCAGCCTCCATCATCAGTGGTATTCCTGTGCTTCGGGAGCATGGGAGGCTTTGGTGGGGATCAGGTCAAAGAGATAGCACATGGGCTAGAACGCAGCGGGCATCGCTTCCTGTGGTCCCTTCGTCAACCCTCGTCAAACGGTAAAATAGAATCTCGAAGCAATTATGCAAATGTGGAGGAAGTTCTACCAAAAGGGTTCTTACACCGGACAGCCAGGATTGGAAAGGTGATTGGATGGGCTCCACAAGTAGCTATTTTGGCCCACTCAGCGGTTGGAGGATTTGTATCTCATTGTGGATGGAATTCTACCCTAGAAAGCATATATTATGGTGTTCCTGTAGCCACATGGCCGATGTTTGCCGAACAACAAATCAATGCGTTTCAAATGGTGAAAGATTTGGGATTAGCAGTAGAAATTAAAATGGATTATAATAAGGATAGTAGTTATGTTGTAAGTGCTCAGGAGATTgaaattggattaaaaaatctaatgaaTATTGACAATGAAGTAAGGAAGAAGagggaagaaatgaaaaagattaGTGGAAAAGTGATGATAGAGGGTGGATCCTCGCACTTTTCCTTGGGTCATTTTATTGAAGACATGATGGCCAACATTCCATGTAAGCAACAAAGCGATATATAA